The following coding sequences lie in one Tichowtungia aerotolerans genomic window:
- a CDS encoding sulfatase-like hydrolase/transferase, which yields MKIIKPVWLVPLFAVHIAYTEVKPNIIMIYADDMGYGDAGCYGGSNLVPTPNIDRLAAEGVRFTDGYVTAPVCGPSRYGLLSGIYQQRLGIQWNNDAYAVLPGRVETLDNNRIPSSQKLIHQTLEAAGYATGMAGKWNLPCYPKTSFQESMSIMHFGGNYFPDADGHYGGVDEAKAQSNFKRILWGPERAGDEYLTDRLGRQSVEFIDRHAKEPFFLYLAFNAPHSPLQAKKSHRAAVAHLPSEALRYYGAMLLSMDENVGKVLDALDRHGLTDNTIVAFVSDNGPTFAYNAGWPEEWPKELLGSAGPLNGHKGQYMEGGIRVPYIIRWPARLKGGQVYNEPVNTLDLYPTFCAAAGAAVADGTQLDGVNLLPFLNNEKAGTPHDLLFWHSGVSGAVRRDNWKLYVYQDLHRLFDLREDIGETNDLSQTHPETVAVLLKSYQDFVAQLPPPVSQSASKTVHKNSVPMSSVASPARLVAQNAVAVWSEYPVSTSRHEGDLLVGNNKPGEMFRALLDFDLSAVPAGAVVQSVELQLYQMNDKASPAGAVDAGLYLYDGSVVENETCWNHSVDRLGARLQKTSVDPSQKTKLVFESSPEMIDAVQAALDSGSALCVAIRLEDETADRRVIKFRGNEYDAEVSRPSLIVLFDSAE from the coding sequence ATGAAAATTATAAAACCTGTTTGGCTGGTTCCTTTGTTCGCCGTGCATATTGCTTATACCGAGGTCAAACCGAATATTATTATGATATACGCCGATGATATGGGCTATGGCGATGCCGGTTGCTACGGCGGTTCCAATCTGGTTCCGACTCCGAATATCGATCGTCTTGCCGCGGAAGGCGTTCGTTTTACAGATGGGTATGTGACAGCCCCGGTTTGCGGCCCCAGCCGTTACGGCCTGCTGTCGGGAATCTATCAGCAGCGTCTTGGGATCCAGTGGAACAACGACGCCTATGCCGTTCTTCCCGGCCGGGTGGAAACGCTCGATAACAACCGCATTCCTTCTTCGCAAAAACTGATCCATCAAACGTTGGAAGCCGCTGGATACGCGACGGGGATGGCCGGGAAGTGGAACCTTCCGTGCTATCCCAAAACCTCATTCCAGGAATCGATGTCCATCATGCATTTTGGCGGCAACTATTTTCCCGACGCGGATGGTCATTACGGCGGCGTGGACGAAGCAAAGGCCCAGTCTAACTTCAAGCGCATTCTCTGGGGGCCGGAGCGCGCGGGCGATGAATATCTGACGGATCGGCTGGGGCGGCAATCCGTGGAGTTCATTGATCGGCATGCCAAAGAACCCTTTTTCCTGTATCTGGCTTTCAATGCCCCGCACAGTCCCCTGCAGGCAAAGAAAAGTCACCGAGCTGCGGTGGCTCACCTTCCGTCCGAGGCTCTGCGTTATTATGGGGCCATGCTGCTTTCCATGGATGAAAACGTCGGTAAGGTTTTGGACGCGTTGGATAGGCATGGCCTGACGGACAATACGATTGTCGCGTTCGTCAGCGATAACGGTCCGACTTTTGCCTACAACGCGGGCTGGCCCGAAGAGTGGCCGAAAGAACTGCTTGGCAGTGCCGGGCCGCTCAACGGACATAAGGGGCAGTATATGGAGGGAGGCATTCGTGTCCCTTATATCATCCGCTGGCCCGCCCGCCTCAAGGGCGGACAGGTCTATAACGAACCCGTTAATACGCTCGACCTTTATCCAACCTTCTGCGCCGCGGCCGGCGCCGCTGTTGCCGACGGGACGCAGCTGGACGGCGTCAATCTTCTGCCGTTCCTGAACAACGAAAAAGCCGGGACTCCGCATGATTTGCTGTTCTGGCATTCCGGCGTCAGCGGAGCTGTTCGCCGGGATAACTGGAAGCTGTATGTCTATCAGGATCTCCACCGCCTTTTTGATCTTCGGGAAGATATCGGTGAAACAAATGATCTTTCCCAGACGCATCCCGAAACCGTCGCGGTGCTGCTGAAATCCTATCAGGACTTTGTTGCGCAGTTGCCGCCTCCGGTCAGTCAGTCCGCTTCGAAAACAGTTCATAAAAACAGTGTTCCCATGTCTTCGGTGGCTTCGCCGGCCCGGCTGGTTGCGCAGAATGCAGTTGCGGTCTGGAGTGAGTATCCGGTGTCGACCAGCCGACATGAAGGGGATCTCCTTGTCGGCAACAACAAGCCGGGCGAAATGTTCCGCGCGTTGCTTGATTTTGATTTATCGGCCGTCCCAGCCGGCGCGGTGGTTCAGAGTGTTGAACTGCAGCTCTATCAGATGAACGATAAAGCTTCACCGGCTGGAGCTGTGGATGCGGGGCTTTATTTGTATGACGGTTCGGTTGTGGAAAATGAAACTTGCTGGAATCATTCCGTCGACAGGTTGGGGGCCCGGCTGCAAAAAACCTCTGTTGACCCGTCGCAGAAAACAAAACTCGTTTTCGAGAGTTCTCCGGAGATGATTGATGCCGTGCAGGCTGCACTGGATTCGGGGTCGGCTCTCTGCGTAGCCATCAGGTTGGAGGACGAGACTGCCGACCGGCGGGTGATCAAGTTTAGAGGGAATGAATATGATGCGGAAGTCAGTCGTCCAAGCCTGATTGTGTTGTTTGATTCAGCTGAATAA
- a CDS encoding golvesin C-terminal-like domain-containing protein, producing MHPKTGYLLVYRDEFNDGVLNTNDWYFRAHDEPRLGGYGKKKNVSVVTENEIGMLKIAYTREDVDGDGQPDPVGGGVISTTTFGYGYYEARIKFYDEEVGFHQSFWNHGLARYTSYSDDYLYNEDAFADRVPWKNSALEIDAIELDSNYNKGGCNFHWHMPESSTPEDAHKSFSASYMDTDEWITIGFEWRPGTIVYYVDGIERHRFSYDAHDDRVAPQEIWLTGLANNSEWWGGDGYPDANAAMRVDYFRYYTKPSSGNSVGNSGFESQGSSSSAVVGWIAYDGIYDNLYSDQSDVLYNDGNAFAGLAYLRHFGKSGAPPMTSCMRLDHIPNGTYTLSAWVRSSGGMTECRMHAGSNGSGERSFDIPLLPDWTQVVIDNIEVTTHEIDLGFTAQGSDGQWLYVDEVELIHNDYEESAGDVIDNGDPGYSEFGSWKNSSLSGYRGSGTRYSDEAGAYAQWNLQFAAAGVYDVYYYKVVHSGSDPNAEITVSYNGGQDVHTVEGTLGESGWVYLGSYPFASGNAGSVRNTRQSNNARADAVMTVPASGYGELMVSEAFVDGANFVVRAVGLDPDGSYMLKFTDTLTNGFNAVVDGPRTPTPDSDPRSEMFTDPRPGRMPEQGFYRLVGE from the coding sequence ATGCACCCCAAGACGGGTTATCTGCTGGTGTATCGGGATGAATTTAATGACGGTGTTTTGAACACGAATGACTGGTATTTCCGAGCTCACGATGAACCGCGTCTGGGCGGATACGGTAAAAAGAAAAATGTGTCGGTTGTCACAGAGAACGAAATCGGCATGTTGAAAATCGCTTACACTCGCGAGGATGTGGACGGAGACGGACAACCCGACCCTGTCGGCGGTGGGGTGATTTCAACCACGACATTCGGGTACGGCTACTATGAAGCCCGGATCAAATTCTACGACGAAGAGGTCGGGTTTCATCAGTCTTTCTGGAATCACGGCCTTGCACGATACACCAGCTATTCAGACGACTATCTGTATAACGAGGATGCGTTTGCGGACCGCGTGCCTTGGAAAAACTCGGCGCTCGAAATCGATGCCATCGAGCTGGATTCAAATTATAACAAGGGCGGCTGCAACTTTCACTGGCACATGCCGGAGTCGAGTACGCCTGAAGACGCGCATAAGAGTTTCAGTGCTTCCTATATGGATACGGATGAGTGGATCACTATCGGGTTTGAGTGGCGGCCCGGAACGATTGTTTATTATGTGGACGGAATAGAGCGTCATCGCTTTTCCTATGATGCCCATGATGATCGTGTTGCCCCTCAGGAGATTTGGTTGACCGGTCTTGCCAATAACAGCGAGTGGTGGGGAGGTGACGGATATCCCGACGCGAATGCGGCCATGCGGGTGGACTACTTCCGTTATTACACCAAACCGTCGTCCGGGAATTCTGTCGGTAATTCAGGCTTTGAGAGCCAGGGATCCAGCAGCTCGGCCGTGGTCGGATGGATTGCGTATGACGGCATCTACGACAACCTTTATTCTGACCAGAGCGATGTGCTTTACAATGACGGGAATGCCTTTGCGGGTCTGGCGTATTTGCGCCATTTCGGCAAGTCCGGTGCGCCGCCGATGACCTCCTGTATGCGGCTGGACCACATTCCCAACGGCACCTATACACTCTCCGCATGGGTCAGGAGTTCCGGCGGAATGACGGAGTGTCGCATGCACGCAGGGTCGAACGGAAGTGGAGAACGCTCTTTTGATATTCCGTTGCTGCCTGACTGGACTCAGGTTGTGATCGATAATATCGAAGTCACTACGCATGAAATCGACCTTGGTTTCACGGCTCAGGGTTCGGACGGCCAGTGGCTCTATGTGGATGAAGTTGAGCTGATTCACAACGATTATGAGGAATCGGCCGGTGATGTTATCGATAACGGTGATCCCGGCTACAGCGAATTCGGGAGTTGGAAAAATAGTTCGCTGAGCGGATACCGCGGCAGTGGTACCCGCTATTCCGACGAGGCCGGTGCGTATGCTCAGTGGAATTTACAGTTTGCGGCAGCCGGTGTGTACGACGTTTATTATTACAAAGTGGTTCATTCGGGTAGCGATCCCAATGCGGAAATTACCGTATCGTATAACGGTGGTCAGGATGTGCATACGGTGGAGGGCACCTTGGGTGAATCCGGCTGGGTCTATCTGGGATCGTACCCGTTTGCTTCCGGAAACGCCGGTTCTGTGCGCAATACGCGCCAGAGCAATAATGCCCGGGCTGACGCCGTCATGACGGTTCCGGCTTCCGGTTACGGCGAGTTGATGGTTTCTGAGGCCTTTGTTGATGGTGCGAACTTTGTGGTCCGGGCGGTCGGGCTGGATCCTGATGGGAGTTATATGCTGAAGTTCACCGACACTCTTACGAATGGGTTCAACGCGGTGGTCGATGGGCCGCGCACACCAACGCCTGATTCTGATCCGAGGAGCGAGATGTTTACGGACCCCCGGCCCGGGCGAATGCCGGAACAGGGTTTTTATCGACTTGTAGGAGAATAG
- a CDS encoding arylsulfatase gives MMKQIKYIFPISALALAFQTQAGPPNVVFVITDDQGFGDLACNGNEAINTPNIDRLSRQSVRLNNYHVDPTCAPTRAALLTGRHSDRVGVWHTIQGRNMLRRREITMADIFGQNGYATGLFGKWHLGDCYPFRPQDRGFQHVVCFSAGGIGQAPDYWGNDYFDDTYFKNGKPVRFEGFCTDVWFREGMNFIRDQVQNHKPFFAYIAPNAPHGPYYCPKEYSEKYEGNPDIPVPEFFGMIENIDDNMAKLIQLLKEEGIEDNTILVFTTDNGSAAGGFNAGMKGKKGSQYDGGHRVPFMIRWPGGRLQAGHVVEPLTAHMDILPTLIDLCGLNTPKIQFDGKSLRNLLYGNTADWPERLLVVESQRVINPVKWRQCAVMTDRWRLIDGKKLYDMNSDTGQQTDVHGRYPEVFQRLRGDYETFWADVSQEHDLNSYIIIGSDKAPVVTLCSHDWLADKVAWSQSLVMLGGAAREAKWVVLVEQDGEYEISLRRWPVEADKAINDPNGYKGFDFKTAQLCVAGLDLSKDIPAGAHEVTFRVKLTKGITTLAPVFLDGEKAVTPYYAYVTHKPFEGWQTPQGMGIPLFDPEYGRVPPQPLSQNTDYYRKAAEKSNL, from the coding sequence ATGATGAAACAGATAAAATATATTTTCCCGATATCGGCTCTGGCTCTTGCTTTTCAAACACAGGCAGGACCTCCTAACGTGGTATTTGTCATTACAGATGACCAGGGGTTCGGCGATCTTGCCTGCAATGGTAATGAAGCAATCAACACTCCGAACATCGACCGGCTGAGCCGGCAGTCGGTTCGGCTGAACAACTATCATGTCGACCCCACCTGCGCACCGACCCGTGCGGCACTGCTGACCGGACGGCATTCCGACCGCGTCGGCGTATGGCACACCATCCAGGGACGCAACATGCTTCGCCGCCGAGAAATTACAATGGCCGACATCTTCGGACAGAATGGATACGCCACCGGTCTGTTCGGCAAGTGGCATTTGGGCGACTGCTATCCCTTTCGTCCGCAGGACCGCGGCTTTCAGCATGTAGTCTGTTTTAGCGCCGGTGGAATCGGACAAGCTCCCGATTACTGGGGAAACGATTATTTCGACGACACCTATTTCAAAAACGGCAAGCCGGTTCGTTTTGAAGGCTTTTGTACGGATGTGTGGTTTAGAGAAGGCATGAATTTTATCCGTGATCAGGTGCAGAACCACAAGCCGTTCTTTGCCTACATCGCTCCGAATGCACCGCACGGCCCCTATTACTGTCCCAAAGAATATTCAGAAAAGTATGAAGGCAACCCGGACATTCCCGTCCCCGAATTTTTCGGCATGATTGAAAATATTGACGACAACATGGCGAAGCTTATCCAGTTGCTGAAAGAGGAGGGCATTGAGGACAATACCATTCTGGTCTTCACCACCGACAACGGGTCGGCGGCCGGCGGATTCAACGCCGGAATGAAGGGGAAGAAAGGTTCGCAATATGACGGTGGACACCGCGTGCCGTTCATGATCCGCTGGCCCGGCGGCAGGCTGCAGGCTGGCCATGTGGTCGAGCCGTTGACCGCGCATATGGATATTCTACCAACATTGATCGACCTGTGCGGCCTCAACACTCCAAAGATTCAGTTCGACGGCAAAAGCCTGCGCAATCTGCTCTACGGCAACACGGCCGACTGGCCGGAGCGTTTGCTGGTGGTCGAATCACAGCGGGTCATCAATCCTGTCAAATGGAGACAGTGCGCGGTGATGACGGATCGCTGGCGGCTGATTGACGGCAAAAAGCTGTATGATATGAACAGCGATACGGGGCAGCAGACCGACGTTCATGGTCGGTATCCTGAAGTCTTCCAGAGACTCCGCGGAGATTATGAAACCTTCTGGGCGGATGTTTCCCAGGAGCATGATCTAAACAGCTATATTATCATCGGTTCCGACAAGGCTCCGGTTGTAACGCTTTGTTCGCATGATTGGCTGGCGGATAAAGTTGCGTGGAGTCAATCGCTGGTGATGCTCGGCGGTGCGGCCCGTGAAGCCAAGTGGGTTGTTCTGGTTGAGCAGGACGGCGAGTATGAAATCTCCCTGCGCCGCTGGCCGGTTGAAGCCGATAAAGCCATTAACGATCCGAACGGCTACAAGGGATTTGATTTTAAAACGGCGCAGCTGTGCGTCGCCGGTTTGGATCTGTCGAAAGACATTCCGGCCGGGGCTCACGAAGTCACGTTTAGGGTAAAGCTCACGAAAGGCATTACCACACTGGCTCCCGTTTTTCTCGATGGGGAAAAAGCGGTCACCCCGTACTATGCATACGTGACGCACAAACCGTTCGAAGGATGGCAGACCCCGCAGGGCATGGGGATTCCCCTGTTTGATCCGGAATACGGTCGGGTGCCGCCCCAGCCGCTTTCGCAGAACACGGACTACTATCGGAAGGCCGCCGAAAAATCCAATTTGTAA
- a CDS encoding sulfatase-like hydrolase/transferase, translating into MKISVYTLGTRTLRGYTFALLTAGIFGAYEAVAAVATQPNLIFILTDDQRYDTLGCTGNPVVQTPNIDQLATEGTLFTEATVTSAICTPSRASIFAGMYERRHGINFNSGTALSPAAWQQTYPMLLRKAGYFVGYVGKNHVPVGAAGYATGLMDSSFDYWYAGHTHIYFYPKERPARVSRIKGIDEHMFDNAKAETQIEILQEGVDNFLSPNQDFYNRAARFLEKRPADRPFCLSLCFNLPHDAGTGSMEDRPSDPELYKTGYHNSRAVIRAGLPSTYVAKADIQTPKLPADVLYAQHRQNSYDYVDTPETMTERIIRRYQAITGIDQLVGRLRKQLQKLGLAENTVIILTSDHGILRGEFGLGGKSMNYDTCLKVPMIIYDPASAAKGQRRSEQVQTVDIAATLLDYAGADIPANMSGASLKPLVNGKDVPWRTYAFSENLWSTQFGLPRIESVRGEGWKYIRYFFNDRSLYNPTLKGLTRYLTSNRQAETYRQWLDASINGEPPVYEELYHLKLDPSETNNLANDPTCTDRLNTMRTVCQQLVKKARGDASVQPVVLQLESERLEYHLTHQKED; encoded by the coding sequence ATGAAAATAAGTGTTTATACTTTGGGCACGCGAACATTGCGCGGCTATACCTTTGCACTGCTGACGGCTGGAATTTTCGGCGCATACGAAGCCGTTGCAGCGGTGGCGACACAACCGAACCTGATCTTTATCCTGACTGATGACCAGCGCTATGACACGCTCGGCTGCACCGGCAATCCAGTGGTTCAGACCCCGAATATCGATCAGCTGGCTACTGAAGGAACATTGTTCACTGAAGCCACAGTAACCAGCGCAATCTGCACGCCAAGCCGGGCGTCGATCTTTGCCGGTATGTACGAGCGCCGCCACGGGATCAATTTCAATTCCGGAACGGCACTGTCTCCGGCAGCCTGGCAGCAGACCTACCCGATGCTGCTTCGCAAAGCCGGATATTTTGTGGGATATGTCGGCAAAAACCATGTACCGGTCGGAGCGGCGGGCTATGCCACCGGCCTGATGGATTCCAGTTTTGATTACTGGTATGCAGGACATACTCACATTTATTTTTACCCCAAGGAACGCCCGGCCCGGGTGTCACGAATCAAAGGCATTGATGAACACATGTTCGATAACGCAAAGGCAGAAACCCAGATTGAGATTCTGCAGGAAGGTGTGGACAATTTTTTAAGCCCGAACCAGGATTTCTACAACCGGGCCGCGCGTTTTCTGGAAAAACGCCCGGCAGACCGTCCATTCTGTCTGTCGCTTTGTTTTAACCTTCCGCACGATGCGGGAACCGGAAGCATGGAAGACCGCCCGTCTGATCCGGAACTGTATAAAACCGGATATCATAACTCGCGTGCGGTCATTCGCGCCGGACTGCCATCCACCTATGTGGCAAAAGCAGATATCCAAACCCCGAAGCTGCCCGCGGATGTTCTCTATGCACAGCACCGTCAGAACAGTTATGACTATGTTGATACTCCCGAAACAATGACGGAGCGGATTATCCGGCGCTATCAGGCAATTACCGGAATCGACCAACTGGTGGGGCGCCTGCGCAAACAGCTCCAGAAACTCGGGCTGGCTGAGAACACGGTGATCATTCTGACATCTGACCACGGCATCCTTCGCGGAGAATTCGGACTGGGCGGCAAGTCGATGAACTATGATACATGCCTGAAAGTTCCGATGATCATCTATGATCCGGCATCAGCAGCCAAAGGTCAGCGGCGCAGTGAGCAGGTGCAGACAGTCGATATTGCAGCCACGCTGCTCGATTATGCCGGCGCCGACATCCCCGCCAACATGAGCGGGGCGTCGCTGAAGCCGCTGGTGAATGGCAAGGATGTTCCGTGGCGCACGTATGCATTCTCTGAAAATCTGTGGAGCACTCAGTTTGGCCTTCCGCGCATCGAAAGCGTGCGCGGAGAGGGCTGGAAATACATCCGCTATTTTTTCAACGACCGATCCCTGTATAACCCGACCCTGAAAGGGCTGACACGCTATCTTACCTCCAATCGGCAGGCGGAAACTTACCGGCAATGGCTGGACGCCTCTATAAACGGGGAGCCACCCGTCTATGAAGAGTTGTACCACTTAAAGCTGGATCCGTCTGAAACCAACAATCTGGCCAATGACCCGACCTGCACGGATCGACTGAATACCATGCGGACTGTCTGCCAACAGCTGGTCAAAAAAGCGCGCGGAGACGCGTCCGTTCAGCCGGTGGTTCTTCAACTGGAAAGTGAACGGTTGGAATATCACCTGACGCATCAGAAAGAGGATTAA